Genomic segment of Tamandua tetradactyla isolate mTamTet1 chromosome 1, mTamTet1.pri, whole genome shotgun sequence:
TATTTATATTAAGCTTCATAGAACATACAAGCATGTCTGCTGATTTTTGTAAAAAGGTGCTTTATTGgtataaaaacaattcaaacattatataaatacaatataaatatttttaaaaaaatatgtataagttAGCAATTTATTTGAGGTAAGCCTAcacattccaagaaatgattCGGCTctgaaacaaagatatttgatctGTATAGCCATTTTATGTTACTATTTCAAAactaatacagaaaatatttcaagtggcacttcataaaaatataaatacctaTCCCTTATATAAATTAACTGAACTTCACATagttaaatatcaataaattaaaaataattaaaatagtgtcCTAACGCTCATACTTTTAGTTCTTCATAGAGAACAACATAAGTTATGTGCCCAACGGACAGGTTTCTGACCAGAGGAAGGAATGCCCACAAATTACACTGATCTTAGATACTCGGGCTGCTTAACCGAAGAACCCTCAGGCTGGCCTCCATGAAGTTCTTAAGGCTTTGCAGGATGAGGTGAACTGTTGTATTCTTCAGCCAGTCGGTCTGTGGCTGCTTAGTCAGCAGGGTGGCATTTGTGTTTGGGTCAGGGGTGGTTACTTCATCTGGATTCTTTAtctgaagggaaaagaaagcagaaaggattGTTTAAATAGCGAAGCATTCTTTGCAGTGGACAGATGCTCTAATTTGTGGGAAGATGTTTAACATTGGGGTGAATGAGACCATTGGGGCTGCTGGTTCCAACTCTCCCAGGTGGAGTGAGCTTCTTCTCCACAGAGCCCATGGCACTGCATAAGCCCCTCTCATAACTACTCAGTCAGGATGGTATCTTTGCTGCTCTGCCTCCCTTTAGGCCACAAGCATCTCGAAAGCAGCAATGGTAtcttatattctagtttctgaaacAGAGCCTAGCATATAGTTGGAATGCAATAGATGTTTGTTGCCTGAAGGAGTATGGATAACCTATAGTTAAAGATGTTTGGTAGATTCTTTAGTGGTCTCGAATACTCCTCACTGGTTTCCCTTTCCCCCATTCATCTAGCATCTATTTAGAGTGTCCTCAGAGCCAGTGAACTGTGAACTCAGATCCAGTGGTATAAAAAAGCACGAGGAAACACTTTTCCATAGACCCACAGAACTTGGGGATAAGTCACTTTTTGGAAGCCTTCTGCCTCAAAGTGTGGTCCTGGAGGGGCAGggtcacctgggagcttgttagaaatttGAATCTCAGGCTCTACCCAGACCACAGAGTCAGACTCTGCCTTGTAACAAGATCCCCAGGAGATTCGCATGCATATGAAAAAGCATTAGAATTCCTGGTTTAGAGCAAACAGTCCATGATAGAACAGATGGATTGGCTCATTCATACCTTGTGCAGCCAACCCTCCATTATTTGGCATTTGAACAGTTAGCTACCTGCTCTACTGCCCTTCACTTTTGGGCCATTTCTCTGCAATAACTCTCCTGGTAATAAATAGGGAAAATTAGTTGAAGCTACCAGGATGTCAAGAATGTTACTTGGcgataattaaaatattaaagtactTCTTATGCTCTCTGTTCTTTGTTATGATGGACCACTGAGTATGGTTGCATGTACCTCCTTCtgcctcagatttttttttattacttaattaGATATTGAGTTAAAATCCATCATATTTAAATGGAACAGTTTTAAAAGGAATTATGGGTACCCTTTGTAGAAAGGagagaacaaaagtttttaattatcagGAAATATTTCCTGGATCCTTCTATTTCCACATAGCTATCTTTTTTGACTTGGCTTTGTACCCCCAAATTCTCTAGTTTGCTTCTTTTAAGCCTCTCTTCCTCCATGTCAAGTCAGGGGGTGAAGAGACTTCTCACCTTTTGCTTCAGGATCTGGACCAGGGCTTTGGTACCCATCTGTACATCTTCGATCTTTTCTTTATAACCCTCAAAATTCTTCAGGTACTCCAGGTAGATCTGAAACTCCAGAAGACCAGTGGTGATTCGCATCAGGCAAGTTTCCTAAAAggaaagatgaggaaaaaatgGCTATTGCAAGGAAGACAGACAtccatttttaaagttaaagTTGTAATTTAGCAATTTCTCCCTCTATCCTTCCAAGGAATTTCAAATACTCCTTAGGCATCATGTTTTGGGACACAGGACAGCATCAGCCACTCCATTAAAAACATCTGGACAATCAACACACTACAGTCAGTTTTACTCAAAACCCAACAGATGCTAGAATGTGGCAATAGGGCCCCTTCTCTAATTCTTCTCTTGATGTCCTTCCCTCTGGCTGCCTTCCTGCCCTTGCCACTGTTGGGCTGAAACTACCTTTTGTGGAAAAATCAGAAGTCAGTGCAGGCTACCTCACTGTTTGGAGGgagaaggatgtggagaaaggccTCAGCAGGGAGGGAGGACAAAGGAGCTCGCCGGGGGCAGCCAAAGAGGAAGACGGTCAAAATTGACCAGCCAAACATGCAAGTTTTGCTCTTAACATTTCACAGATGGGGCCATTTCTAACCATGCCTGGGCACAGATAAGTTGCcttcaaaaaaagttttaaattgtcTTTCTCAGGAAATCTATATACTGCACTTAACATCTACCCCATTCTTTGTTGCCTTTGAGTACCTGTCTTTATACAGGTCCTGCACACAAGAGGGAGAACTTTTCCCCAAGCAACAGCTGAAAGTGAATATGATGAGTCCATACCTCGTTGAACCCAAGCTGGAAGCATCCATCTTCTTCTACCAGGGTTGGAAGGTTCAGCTTGTTTTCTGCCAGTACCCCAAGTGTTTTTCCACACTTGTCATATTTGTCACATATCTGAGAAGGAGTACCAGAATATTTATTATACAAGTGCCCCTAAGACAAACGCCACTAGAGGGCCGATTCAAGTTCTAAGACGCTTAGTAAGTTCTCCAAGAAAAATGAGGTCACAACCCATTGGCATCCCAGCAAGTAAGGTACATAAGAGCTGGGTACATTTGGGTTCCACTTCAGGCTCAGCTGTGCCTGCAGGCTTGTCATTTATCCatagtctcagtttccttatcttcaAGTTAGGGGAAATTAAACACATCTTTTCCAAGTTTGTGAGGATTAGACATAATATCTATAGATAATTGCTCAGTActagtaggtacttaataaatgacAATAACTGATGAAAAGGGGTTAAAAATAATTGGAGCCAGCTGGAAGGCCCTCTGAGATCATCTAGTCCACATGCAGAATTTTACAGGTGGGACTCGGAGCTCGTAAAGATTTGCCCAGAACTACAAATCCAGGCTCCCAACCCCCTTTCCCGTATTCTTTCTTTGCTACCAAATAGAGCATCTTGGAGGCCGCTGTAACCTACTTACGATTTTGCCTGAAATGACATTGGGAAGTCCTAACTGCTCAGCTTGCAAAACCTAGAAGTACTGCACCTGCCCTGAGAAGCGGAACATTCATTTCAGGTGGTACTTTTCTAATCTTCCCAAAGTCCAAGGGACAAAAGAAGGCCGATATCTTGTTTTTGGCTAGGGAAAAGAGAGCCTTGAGAAGCAATGATCCTCAGTTCATGCCAAGTGTGGAGCTGGGAATGGGCCAGTGGGCATGGATTCCAGCTCAGTTTTGCATTTTCCAGGAAGGAAAGTTAACATCCTGAGATCAGCAGCAGAGGAGAAACACAGAAGACAGCCTGCCCCTTTGGCCACTAACATGAACGATCCCAGACCCCAGCAGAGACCTCCCAGGCATGAGAGCCCCTGTCTGCTTCCAGGAGCAAGGAGATTGAATGCCCCACATGGGTCTTTCAACACCAATCAAGGCTACCCACCTCCTGTTTCAGTTCAGAGACTTTGCCGTGGATGTACTTAATGAGTTCTTGGGGTGAAGAGGTGAGTGGTGGTCTGCTGGGGGTGCCACCGTCTTTGGCATCTTCTCCCAGTTGAGCTGGGGTGGGGAAAGCAGTAGCCATCACCAGGAGCAGCCCCAGAGAGAAGACAACTTGGCTGAGGGCGCCTGCGTGGAGGGAAGAGAGAGCAGCAAGTTAGGCGGCTTCAGCGCTGGGGGAGCAGTGCTGCTGGCCGTCTGCCAGCCAGCACACACACGCCCTCCCATGGGCGCTCGCAGCCAGCAGCTGCAGGGCTGGGATTTTCTTCACTTACTTGTGGAGAGGGAGTTCATAGCTCAGCTCCTGGAGGGCAGATGGGGCTCTGGTTCCTGGTGGGCTTGAGGGCTGAATGAGCCTCATACATCCCCAGTCTCATATTTATTGGGGCTTGAGACTCTAGTATTGAGACTCATGGGAAAATCCCACATTTGATAAATCTTTGTtggagggtggaggtggggccaGAGCGGGTGGGGCTGATTGGAAACCTTATTAAGATTGTGCAACGTGACGTCCTTTAGCATCACAGGAATCacaactggggggggggggaggcgagGAAAGTGCGACTTAGGTCATCATTGAGGCTAGTTCTAGAGGCAGGATCCCTTTCCcctaacttttctttttccttttcttttagtgACTCAGCACTTTGGCATCTCTTGAGAAAGAAAGTAAGGCTTAAGAATGCACGAATTACTACAAGACAAAAAAGCTAAAGCTGACTAtgattaaaaacacacacaagaCTTCAATTACAAGATTAATAGGGTAGGCTTCAGTATCTcagttttttttgtatttgaaaaaaacCTAAGATATTCTGATCTGAGCTTCCTCAGACAATACCACACGACCCATCAGCCTGGGATCACAAACCTGGTCTTACCAGTAACctgctgtagttttcttttcctggctCTCACCGTGACTTGCCGTTATAGAATCCTCTGGCAGCCCTCAACTCGTGCAGTTATTTATAAGAGTCTCTAGTTGCTCACTTAAATGATTGCATCTGCCCCTCTCCTCCTCACCTGATTCTGCCCACTTGGGTGAGTGCACTATCAGCTGCGCTTGCTCCCTTTATGGTCCCTTGGAGATCCTCCCCATGGAGCTTTTGATTTCTGCTGAGGGTAATCTCTTGCACCTTCCCCACTGCTGCCGGGCCCCGCCAGCAGTGCCTGCCACCCTGCGATCCTGCTCCTGTTGGGGACCCGGGAGGTGGCCTGGTGGTGCTGGATCTGCTGGAGCCATGAAGGTAAAGAAGCCCGCTTGGTTCTGGACTGAAATAGGGAGAACACGCCTCACCTCTTTAACAGGGATGTCAAAGGAGGAGCTTGTGGCAACCTTTGGAATCTGCGGTCACAGCTCCCCTCTCCCTGTATGACTTGATTTGAATCCAAAGGTACCTAATGTAAACATGGCTCTAAGCTCTGAATCACGCTTCCCCTCCTACACCCAAGTCTTTGCTTACGGACTCCCCCTGCCCTTAGGATGAAGTCTCTTGCTGAAGGGTCTTGGTCTCATGCAAATGGACTCTGGACATGGCTGCAGGACCAGTTTCCAGGCACACAGCAGCTCTGAGGGTTATTGGCTCCAGATTGAAGCTGGAATCCTTGTATTGTCCGTACCAAATGTATGTGCCAAACACAGTGATAACATTGCAATTGGGTTCTTTGCTTTGGCAAAGGGGACTCTTCAGGATTGCTAAAACAACCACTTCTGCTAGCTAggacatttaaaatatgaattgacTTTGGAAAGTTTTGTTTTGCGTGTATTTCAGGCCGTGCCTATTGGGGAAAGTGAGGTCATCCACTCTTTTACTGACATTCTAAACAGAGAAGCTGGTTGGCCCTCTGGAACTAGCTGGGTTTttagtttgaaaatgaaaatggaggAGGATGGCTGATGGTTTCACTTTTAGTGCTCTTTGGTCTTGAGCGACTTGGTCACTCTGGAGCTGAGTTCTCTCTCATGCGCTGAATGGAGCCTCCTCTCCCAGCACCCTGTGCTCTGTGCCCTGATAGGCCTCTGGTTTTCctcaaatatctattttttaaaaatataatatagtaAAATTCAGATACTTAAATATTGTGGATGAACAACAACATCCAGGTTTATCTTTTCATTAACAGTGTTTTTAAAGTAGGAAGTACATACACAGGATAAAAGGTTCAAACAGGACATAAGGGCATACAGGAAAAGTAAGTCTCCCTTTCCTCAGAGGTGGTGCCTAACCCAGTTTGTCAACTAAATCCTCCATTACTAACCTGGGTTTCTCAACTACCAGATCCTTACCTCTGTTTTTGCTGTATTGGCTCAGtacgtgtacacacacacacacacacagacacgccCTCACTTCCAGTGGTCTGGATGCATTCATGCATTTCCACGTGGAAAAGCACATGTAGATTGTAGACTTTGAGTCACCGACTCGGGTCAGAACCCAGCTTTGCCACTTGCTAGCTGGTGACCCTGGCTAAGTTACTGTAAAGATCTGTGCCcttgtttgctcatctgtaaaactgggatAATGATAGTTCTCTCCTTATTAGGGCTGTTGTGAAGATTGAATGAGATAAAGTATGAAAACACTCATGGTGCACAGTAATCATGCCATAAACATTAGCTTCCTTTGTCTCCCTGTCCGTCAACTCACCCAGTGTCTTATCTGAAGGAACTATGAATAAGCTAGTGATCCTCAGGTCTCCCAATTATTTAGCCTctggaaaaatgaatttttatgtttCATTGAAAATAATTCATGGCACAAagtgagaaatgaaaaagaaaatgtgacttCTTTTTTGAGAACATTAAGATCTCCAAATCAGGCCCCTCAATTTAGATCATCAGCATAGCTTGCTTCTCTTAGAGTTTCTGCAGTGCCTTCTGCTGAGTGTTCTATGTCAGAAGTTAGCAGCCCTCCCTGTAAGTGGCCTTATCATTATTCAAACTCCTGAGGGTGGCACTCAgattattttcttctggaaagggacaggaaagggacaggtgtatgtgtgtgtgtttgtgtgagagAGAGTTTGAGGGACACTGACACCTAGCATGGGTCTTTTATAGCTCAATACCTTGGGTTGGCTTTTGCTTGTGGGAGAAATGGATTCTCCCTGGATCTGAAGCTGTAATTCCACCATTAgcacttccttccttttcatcttAATAGGGCTTCTACCTAGAGAGCACATCCTTCTTATTTTAATACGCACTGATGACCAGGAAAGGCTTTGTTGTCAGCCTTTATTAATTCACACCTTAATTATGAGACTGCCAGCTGAGACCAAAAGAGCAGGACAAATGGGAACACATTGGGAGGAAGAAGGAGCCCTAAGTCGGTTTTCCTTCCTTTACCACTTTATCTAGGGCTGGCTGGTCCTGTAGATCCCTCAGAATTATTGCCCATGCATGCCCTACATGTTGGTGGAGTCCAGTTCATAGGGTCCCTTACTGCATTCAAGGTGAAGGGGGGAAACTAACTTAAGCTTTTAGGGAGAATGATGATCTCCACATCTCATAAGTGTGTGGTGTGCCTTCTGTTTGCATTCTGGGTGGTGGGGGTATGGGATTGGGTGGGTCTGTGATTTAAAAGGAGGGAGGATCCCAAGGTAAAAAAAGGGAAGTCACTGGGTACTGAGGAACTTGCAGTTGCTGTCAGAATTTAGTTTCACTTGTCACGATGTCTTAAGtctgcaaactgaaacagtgggtAATTTAACAGCTCCTTCCAGGATTGAGACCTTCTGAGCAGGTCTACAAGGCTCTTGGAAGTGTCTCTACTTTAAGGAAAGTGGTGGTATTGCTTGGAGAGAGAACATAAGGGATCTGTGAGATGCTTCTTTGGAAAGGCGGGTTGATTTTGGAAGGCAGCCAGGCCTGGGGACCAAAGCTCCTGAGAGTTTTCAGCCTGGCCCCATCTCAGTGTTGGCCCTCATAACCTCAGTTCTGAGGCCACATTTGCTGCCCGTCTGTGGCTCTGGCCTCAGCTTTTCTGAGGAGGGGAGGGTGTTCTGAGATTGGGCCTAGCTCTCTGCAGGCCAGAAAAATGGCGTAGGACCTGCTATGATTCCGATTCCAGACTAGGCAGGGAAGTCGGCCTTGTTTTGCCCTCCTTGTTCTACTATGTGCCGAGTTACCACCCCCTGCTGAGGTGGGAAAACCCAGGCATCCTAGGAGGGAAGTAACCTCCTTTGGGACAATTAAGACTCCCCTGTCTTGGACCCTACacctctcccccccacccccccaggacCATAGCccctttctcccctttctctaGGCCTGGAAAGGTACTACAGTCTCAAAATGTTGATAGCCATCTGCTCTGAACCTGGTTTGCTGAGGAGAAATTACCTTGCTAATTCCAAAGGAGTCCCATTTTCTCTGCACCCTCAGGGGTGGGGAGGTCCCTGAGGCTGAGTTTCAGTGCTTTGTTCTCCATCTGTGGGGCAGGCCTTCTATGTTGATGGCAGCTGATTCTGCTTTACAATTAGGAAACTTCAATTTGTCAGCTAGGAGCAATAAGTTAATTTATTCTCATAAGAGTCATTTGAACCATCTTTGGTTTCTCCAAAGATCTCAGTTCTCTTGAGCTCAGTGTCATAGGCAGAAACTAAGCATGCAAAAATATTGGCTGATTTTCTCTACTCTTTTCCCTCAAAATTAAGGTACTAAGAACCCATTTACAGGCATCACATGTAACGGCTAGACCAGGGGATTCTGTTGGCCTGGTTGTGGCATATTTCATCTCCCTTCCCTGCCCTTTTGGTGACTTATTTGTTAAAAAGCATGACTTAGTCCTCTGGACTTAGCCTTGTGTGTGCTCTTCTTTGCAGGCTGAATCCATGAAGGGAGGGAAGATTTCTCTAGTCTTCTTAATGGAATAATTCCCATGAAATGCTTTGGAGTATTGAGAGCTCTGTAATTCTGAgagtttctttatttctaaagaaGGGTCTACCTTGATTGAAAAATGTGACGGGAGAATCTAGATCCAGGTAAGAAGGTCAAAGAACCACAGGTGATTATTCCAAGCTATTGaattctgtgttttctctctctctgtgtgtgtgtgtgtgtgtgtgtgtgtgtgtgagtatgtgctGCACAGGACAGAGTCCTTGACCCTAGACGTGCCATAGACATAGATGTGCCATAGACATTGCACCCTCTCTGTGCAAGGACAGCCTTAAATGCCAAACATCCCCCATGAAGTCTGAACTGGTTGGCTGCTGGTGCTTTGACCCAGCAGGTCCATGGCTCCTCCTGGGCTGCTTAGGTCTCCACAGTGGTCTATGTCTGAGCCCCAGGATTATGTCCCCCAGGGCTCTGTGGGGTGATTGCTCTAAAACCACCACCCTGGAGGCCATGTTTCTTATGTGCTGCTTTCctgggtgggggggagggcatgaggcacagaaagaaagccatgacCTAATATAGCACTCAGCTTGTCACATAAACAGGATTTGTAGAAACTCTTCCTTTTACCCTAGATCTGAAATTGTCTTTTGATGTACACAGCAAGGCGTTTCTTAGGAAGTTTGCTTGGGCACTTGCCACCTGTGCTATTGCTGCTGACTGCCTGAGATTCTTCCATCCTCCTGGGACAACCAAGAAGGAAGCCTTCCTACATACTCCTCTCTCTGTATCGTTTGTTCATTGTGGTTTCAGGAAAGCTGTTGAAAACACTAGAGGTGTCATCTGAGGCAGGTCAAGTGTCAGTGGGAGATTTGGGTGCCAGGCTATTTTGGTCTGGCATTGTGTGGCTACTCTCCTGGCCAAATTTCTAAAGGCCACCTGGCCTTCTTGACTGCAGGATTCAGAATGGGGTTGTGGCGTAACTTGCCAGCAAAAACTTTTGGCTGAATATAGGGTTTCCCTGAATTAAGCTTATCTTTTCTCTGCATTACCGAATCCTTGGTTTCTTGTGTTTTACAAGTATAGCTGCAAGCAGATATGAGTGCTGAGAAGGTCACTAAAAAGTGAATTGTGAGCTGGGTACTCTCCCATCTCAGGGCTCCATTTCCTCCTTTGTAACAGGAGACAGGCAGGGAGATGCTTTCTGAATTCCCTGCAACATTTTGTGATTCCGTGGATCTTCATTAGCTATGCTTAACAGTCCAATGCTTATTCTTGATGAAACTAGAGGGCTAGGAGACTCCATATTGAGAAGTAGTTCTTAAATGTCCAAAAGTCATACCCCAAAAAGCTGTTTGTAGACCTGTTGTGACTGGTTAAGGTACCACCCATTATGACATGTGGAGGATCTTGGTGCCCTTGGGACAGACCAAACTGGTTCAGAAGAGGCCAGAATTAAGACATACCAGTGCAAGGAGGCAGCAGTTTTTTTGGTTAttgtacacacacaaacagatcaacattcaaaattaaacgtttaaaaattaagcaaataataCATGTTCAATgtagaaaatggataaaaagagaaagaggctaaaaggaaaaaaactaccTTTGCCAAATTATCTTATTACCTGGAGTTACGTAATAATTATTATCATTACGGTGTAATTGTTCTGGAGGTTTTTCAATATAGTTATACATATACAAGTATCTAGGAAACAGCATATATAGTGTTTTTATaacctgcttttctttttaatatagcttTTTATGCACAACATTCTGGGTAATTCTCTGAGTAGTGGGGATATAAATAATAGATCTACAATAGAAGTACAATCAGAATTCAGAAGGAAAACATAAAGCGAGGTTTATAGATGACTCATGAATATAAACACTTTCTAAGGCACTGAGAAAAagttcatatcttttttttttattagagaagttgtagttttacagaaaaatcatacagaaaatacagagttcctataaaCCCCCAGTTATCAGCATCttatattagtgtggtacatttatcaCAGTTCATCAAAGTATATTATTACAATTGTttcattaactatagtccatgttttATGTTAGATTTCCCTAAAATTGTGTTATACAGGCCCAtgtgtgtttttgtttaatttttattctagtaacatgtatacgACTtaagatttccccttttaaccactttcaaatataagattcagtgctgttaattatattcataacgttgtgctaccatcaccaccatccattcgcAAAACTTTTCCACCATGTCAAATAGGAACTGTACAATTTAGGCATTAAGGAGTTCATATCTTAATGAGGGTAAGGAGCATTTGAAAAAAGAATCACTGGTTTTCCCTGGCGGTTAATTTAAAGGTTTTTCATGGAGTAATGAAATCTCTAAATCAGTGTGTCATGTTGATTGTTTGATATCATGTACATGAAATTTGAAGTTCGGCGGAAACTTGCTTTTCAGCTGGTTCTAGTAACGTGACACTGCCGAGAGTTGGTCGGAACTCCGAGTGGGCGTCAGTAGCTCATTGCTTCTCAGCGCTGGAGGGAGAGGACAGGTGGAGTCCTGTCGCGGTGATGGCGTCATATCTCTCGGCATCTCGTGTGCCTCATTTCCTCTAGTACCTTGAAATTCCTTATTGGGGAGTATTTTACcaagccaaaaataaataaataagtgcatCTTGATAAGGAGTTTGCAGTCTTATGAcatctcttttctttccactGTCAGTTCCGGTTGTATCTCCCTGAGGTGACCTATTGCTTGGTGTGGCTCAGTTGTTCCTGTAGGAGAAAAGGCATTTCTGATGGGAACTGAAGCTAGACCCACCACAAAGCTAAACCCTCCTGTAGGGGTGGTGGGGGAGGTGTTTCGGGGAGGGGTGAATAGCCTTGGGGAAACTGAGATATGGGAAACTACTGGGCTATTTTAGCACTTCTTTCACCTTTAGatacctttaaaaaatgtaatcccAAATACCTATTTGGGATAGTTTGGATGTACTGTGACATTCCAGGAGGTCTCCTGGCCCTTGGCTTCTATgaccatgtttttgttttgttttattttgttttttccttataaGATACTGGGAATAATTGGAATAACCAATCAGTATTTGTTAAGAGCTGGGTTCTGGGATGGATACTTTACTTACATTAATTCCTTTAAGCTTCCCTTTATTGGAACTGGGTATTATCTTCACTTGTGGGACTTGAGCAAAGGGTGATGTTCGGAAGGAGAGTTAAAATGTAGTAGGTAGGTTACCTgcagggttgccagataaaatacaggatgcccagataaattgaaatttcagataaacagttTTTTAGTATAGGTATGTTCCTATACTTTGCACAGGACATACTTATGATAAAAAATTGTTCACTGTTCACCTAAAATTCAAACTTAACTGATCCCCCTGTATTTAACTGGGcaccttgtatttttatttgttaagttTAGCTACTCTAGATAGGTGGGACCAGATCATGGGGAAGGAGGTTTTGTTGAAAGGTAGgtggaaatgaaggaaataaggAGCCAAGAAAGGTGGTTTGAGCAGAACAGTGATACGATGAAAATATTTAATCTGAGATGACGGGAAGTAGGCTCTGGAGGATTGGAGTCAGGGAGCTGAACCTGGAGGCTGTTGCAGCATCTTGACACAGGACTAGGACGGGGGCCAGGCAGGGAGATGTTGGAGCTGGCACAGGCTCCGGAGAGCCCATCATGCATATCTCTTTCCAGCTCTGCATCACTGACTCCATCAGACATGGTGTGAGTCTTTACACCACGGAAGTTGGCAAATGTTCCAAGTTAGATATTGCCCTCCACCCTGAGAGCTAGTTGTGAAACATTTTCCAGTATGCCACTGGGTCCAAGGTGATGGAGGGATATTTTGAAGGCAAAATCAATGGAATCAAGAGAGAGATTGGTTAATATGTGGGTACTATTTGGGGAGTGCAGGAAAAGCATGCACCAAAGGCATTAAAGTCTATTTGACTTTATTATATTTCAGAGGCAATCAGCCATAAAATGTGTCAAGGAGATTATTCTGGTATATGCATACTGATTCTATGCCCCCAGATGAAAGATGCTGACAGAGAGAGTGAGGTAAGCACAGGGCAAGCTGGTTCTATAGCaagagattttgtagattttccCCCAGACAGATACTGGACCATGCCTTGGTGGATTAGGATAGAGGCTGACTCCAGCTCTTTTTTTATGCCGTGAGTCAAATTAGAGACTGAAGATTGGTCACCGTGAGGAAATTAGACACGAAAAAGAGACAGCCCAGAGGCCAAGAGTTCCGCTTTGTCATTGTCTTTTTCCCACCCACAGTGGATGAATAAGAAGCTGCTTTGGGGCCCGTGTTCTGAATGGCCAGGAAGGGTTCAGAGGGTCCCCAAGAGACTGCTTGTACTTGGGTCATAAGCTAAGCTTTTGACTGTACCAGAATCACAAGGAATCACTTCTAATGTTGTTTTTGGCATTATGTCTTAGTGTGCTGCATCC
This window contains:
- the IL6 gene encoding interleukin-6, whose amino-acid sequence is MNSLSTSALSQVVFSLGLLLVMATAFPTPAQLGEDAKDGGTPSRPPLTSSPQELIKYIHGKVSELKQEICDKYDKCGKTLGVLAENKLNLPTLVEEDGCFQLGFNEETCLMRITTGLLEFQIYLEYLKNFEGYKEKIEDVQMGTKALVQILKQKIKNPDEVTTPDPNTNATLLTKQPQTDWLKNTTVHLILQSLKNFMEASLRVLRLSSPSI